DNA sequence from the Nicotiana tomentosiformis chromosome 3, ASM39032v3, whole genome shotgun sequence genome:
aaaagtgaaaaaaaattcaTGACCAAACGGGCCCTAAGTGAGTTGTAGCTACCTTTATCCACACCAGGCATTTTATGTTGTTTTCCTATGAGATTATAGATGATTAAAGTGTACTATCAGGAGCAGAGCAGCGGTACAGGTTCAGACGAatcaaataatttttatttaaagtctgtatttatattagatttgttaaatatatataaataagacAGCTACGAATGACAAATTTAAAATCTATAAACTTCAAATACCATCAACCACACGGCAATTTTAGGAATTTCCGGTTTCGAAGTTTACTCGTACCTACAAAGATTCATTCCATTACTTTACAGAAACTAGTTCGCACACGTGCGCACGTTGCACATGAGCAATGAAAAAATGAGGAAATAATTTTCTAATTACTTTTAGAAAAAACTGAATGAAAACTATAGAAAATTTACCACACAGGATTAAAAATATGACAGTTAATGCTATTTTgcgggaaaaaaaaaaaaacatataaaTTTAATTCTTATTTGTTGTGGTGTAATCTAGGGAATAGCGTGTGTAATGTGTATGTTCACCTAAGTAATATGTTAGCTTGTCTGTCCATCAGATCGTTGTCTACACATTCTTCACCTGAATTAAAACTATCGAGTTTGAAGCTATTTAAGCTTCTCAACTGCAAATTGCTAACTGAAAACTAACAGCTTAACCATTTGCAAGTTAAAGTTTATTCTTGGCATTAAATTAGGTGTACACCTACCTGACCTAATTAATTATCTATTCTCATTAGGAAATACTCCTCTCTTGAAGTCACGACAATAATTTGTTATtcaatcatcatcttcatcaaatTCCAAGATTAGATTTTCTGTTATCTGATTTCTTCGTGAGAACACTCATATGAAAAAATTAAACGCGGATAGTAGACAAAGTTGTGGTCTTTCGAGTATAAGTTATTGGTTTTTAGCTTATGACTGTTAGGTAGATGGATATTGTTATGAAAATAATGTGAGCTTAGTACGAAAAAGTTGAAAACTATGCTGTATAGTACTTCCCGTATGTGAGACAAAAAATACAAGGGATTACATCATTTATTTAGGAATTTATTTCTGACACTCAAGTTGCTTAAAAAGTCTGATTAAAGTGTACGTTTCgagtaaaattttgaaaaataatgtgGTCACCTACTCGAGTCTGAAGCTACTTTAGTAAATATTATTTGTATTATCAGTCGATACAAACCAAAATCTTAAATATTTTGAACAATATTTGGTTGAAGTTGTAGAGAAAGTATTTGAAGTTTACTATTCTTGAAGGTGAAGTTGAATTTGAAAAAGAGTGTTTGTAGATATTGAATTTCAGTATTTGCAAATAAGACGAGCCTACCAGTTTGGATATACCTATTACACCAATATTTTAACTATTCAGAAGGTGGTACAGTTGAAGTATATTTGAAATCGGAAATAACATAGAGAGAGGAAGCTTAAGTCAAACAAAAGTTTCTCACTTTAAGAGATGAACGTCAGAATATGTTCAACGATATGACAATTTGTACCCTAGACGAATTAGAATCTTAATCACAATATCATTCTAAAATGTATGATAGTACAGATAAGAATTAAGGTGCTGAAATTAGGGACTTCTATTATTAGCAAGTGGAAGTAGTCATTTTTATCACCACCATATTGACAACTGCACCAACTACCTTCTCTTTCGGCTTAATTAAGTGTGGATTAGTGCAAAAATCCAATTAATCCACAATGATAACAACATTTTGTTGTGTCTAAATTTAATTGATGGAGCGCATTTTATCCTAATAAGAATCGACCCCAAGAGAGAGATGTGGAGAAAGTCGTCCTGACTACTGAAAATATACTGAGAAAATAGGCAACGGGAAGAAAATTGTGCCATCTTGCACAAATATGATGGGGATTTGATGTTGTCCAGTTCCATATACCACAATATATTTAATTCAAACCACAAACAAAAAGGTAGAGTACATTCCACAACCTAACACGTGGAAAAAGAGAAAAAGGATAAAAGGACAAAAATTATAGCAAGAAAGTTTACTTATTGAGATATGAGGACACAAATAAACTTTTATTACTCAATCATGATGAAATATACATTTTTCACCTCATTTTTGTTTGAGTTTTAAGTAATAAACAGTGTAAAGTTTTTTTACACTGTCAGATTACCCAAAAATTATCTACATGTAAGCTTACTTTAAAATTATCTACAGACTACACTGTGTACCTGATCTGATAGTACACATATGACTTGGTACGAGCCTACAAACTGTAACGTTTTCAATATAAAAATCGCCTTCACTAATCTGTTTCTGCAAATTTACAATTCATATGGAGATATCCACTGCCTTTTAACTTGGAAGGTTAGAAGAAGAATCGattaaaataacttcaactaaaaaTGTTCATCCAAAGAAGACTATTTGTCACTTTGATAACCAACTGATAGTAAATTGGCTTACATGTGGTATAACCTGTAAGAATGAGTGTCCTATGGGCTTGACAGACAATAAATTAGTATACAGAAAAAACATCCTATAGACAGAAAAGATAATGAAAGATCCAAAAGACAATTGAGACGAATTTAGCCACCAAACAGTTAATCACTAAGCTAAGGTGCCAGCTTGAAGTTGATGCTTACAATGCAGATAGTTCTACTTCCTGATTGCACGGCCGATATGCCACAAATGTGCCATCATTTGAGAAGGAACCAGGATTAAAGCATGTAACTCCTGTGTACCTGAAAGCCTTCTGCTCACTTTTGTCCCCCAACACTATCTGTTTGGAAACATCAGATTTTCAGGTCATAATAGAATGAAGTTCTCAACTTGAGACAAACTATTAAACTATTTAACCATGTGTATCATTGTGAAACAAGATCACAACTTCAGTCAAAATTCTGCAATCAGATATGTTCTAGTATTATACTTTAGCCCCCAAAAGGAAGAAGCAGTCGGCTTTACAGCAATTAGGAAAACCTCTGAGGTGTCAAAAGTAAAACCAAATCTTGAAACTTCAATTGCTAGTGCAATCTAGTTTCTCAAGTTCAGAGTAGATATAGGTGATTTAGCATTACAGCTTAAATAGGAACATATATGTGCCTATCATAAAACATCGGCTGATGGaggaaaataaattttaaagaaacAGCGGTTTTTACAAATTCTATATACACAAGAAAGAGGAAAGTACCGTATGCGGGGTTGGATAAAGGTGTAGACTGTGATCATAATTCCAGATAATGGGTTGACCTGTCAAAGGAAGGGGGCAGAGATGGCTCTGATGTATTATCGTCGCAACAAGCTGCAAGAAATAAAATGAGCACCCTCAATTTCAGTGATCTATGATGCCAAAAGAAATCCAAAATTAAGAATATGAAGACAGATCTTACATGCTCAAATGGATCACTGGTTTCTTCTGTTGAGGGAGGTATCAAACATGACCTTCGCATTCTATAAAGCAAATCTTGGCGGAATAGTACAATTTCTTGGGTATAAAACTTGATTCTGTTTCAACATGAAAAAGTTAGGAACACATCACTTCATCTATAATATGATACACTAACATTTCAGCAGAAGATGCAATTCTTTGTGGCAAAAAAGCACCCAGAATGCACACAACATTAACATGACAGATTGTATGACTTCTTGAAGATTTTGATTATGCTCATTTTGATTGGGCAAATGAGGGAAGATCTTGTTAACAGAATTGAAAAAAGGCTAAAAGTTTAAGCTCTTGCTGTTTAATCAAAACTCAGTTTGCACCAAGCAAAGGATACCTGCATGGGTTACTGGAGAATATTGCATTGGGAACATATTTCTGAAGTTCTTCAGTTAGGTATTTGGGCAAAGGACATCTGGGTAAGACTGTTGAAGGACCTGGAGAAGCAAGAGAAAAACTTAGCATTTTTTTACTAAGTTGGTAAAGAAGCTTAAATGACAAATGGAGATGATTTATCAACACACCTACATCATCAGGACCAGGGATAAACAGAAATCGACTATGCTCTTTTAGTCGTTGGTGCGAGGCAATCATTTGCCCAAGCTTTCCAAACTGAACCCTGAGAATATTATGTTTATTTGTCACTTCCTTTACCAACAAATAAGTAATAACCATAGTAGTAATATGGCTAAATTTTAAGTTTGCACTTGCCTGAGACTTGAGATTGACTTGAAGGAAAGATTAAATGGCTGAGAGCAGAAATTCCCCATGAGGACAAATAAAGAAGGAACCACCTCTACATTTTCATAACCATTGAGGATAGTCTCCAGATTTCCCAAAGTCTTCTCTAAGGATAGGCGAGAATCATGGATCAGGCAACCATAACCAGTCCAACGTATTAAAACAAGAAAGAGAGGGTTACAAGAGCCAAAAAGAAGCATATATACCTCCTCATTGTCCAGCCAGATATCAGATAGTATAACAAACATGTCATTCACAGCTTTTTTCTCCAGCTCTGCAAGTCTAAGCTGTTGCAGAAGTTAGGGAAGCTTCATATCCATTTTTAGCTACAATGAATAGTTTTGCTATGGTATTTTCATTTTTCTATTATTGAACCAAGTCAAAGGATACAGTTTCCTCTTTGGTAAGAATACCACCACCAAAGAAGTCTAGTCCTGAAAAAAATGCCATGGACTTTTCTCTGTCCTCTAATGGAGGAAATCCACATGTCCTGACCTGCACGATACTTTTAGAAAATTAGCTACAGTATAATAAAACCACCAACCATATTAACATATCCAAAACTCAATCCAAAAATTTGACACTAAATCTTATGCGTGGCTTATATCACTTTTGGTAAAATAATTGCCTAAAGTTGCTAACCGTCAAAAATATTAAAGCATGTCAGCTTAAGCAAGCTTCATTGATCTTATTCTTCACTTGTATGAATAGGAATATAAATTGGTTCTAAATGAGCGGATCTCACTTCTCATGTAGTTAGTTCATCATATGATGATAAGAAACTAAAAGAGCAGACTAATGAAACTCCCTCAGAGCCTAGCACCACAAGGTATGAAAATTGAGAATGCTACTAAATATTTATAGGCTTCTTCTCAATGTACTTATCTAGTTTCAAACTTGTATTTCAAAGAAGAGATTCTGTACAAGAATGGACCTGAAAGACACCATCCAACTGCATTTCACCTTCTGCCAGGACGATTGTATTTTCCGCAAAGAAACCTGTAGTTATCTTGTACTGCAGGTTATGGATGAACAGCATGTTATTGCAAATACTGTTAACTCTAAGAGACAACTTTTAAGCATTGTTATCTACAAAGAGGGAACGGATTCATTGAGCTTTCCTTCTATTATAAGATGGACCACATCAAAAGGCATAATCCATACATAACGGAGAAGTGAAATTATAAACGCTAAAACTAATTACAGGAGCAATTTCTAAAAAGCAAAATTGCAACCAAGGGTTTTAGGAAAAGAAGCATATatggtctgcgtacacactacccatAATATTgggtgtgttgttgttgttgtaagcataTATGGCATAAACAAATGGATTAGTTCTTAAGACCACTAAAGAGCTAAAGAGAAATAAACAATCATGGGTAGCGATTCAACATCAGAAGAGAAAAACTAGTGAAGGTTAACTATTCAGATTCAAGTATATTGTATTCTACTTCATTGCAGTAGCACAGTTCTTGTATCAACTATTACGAGCAGTGAAATGAGATAAAACGTCTGAAAAGGATATTGCACTAGATAAATTAACTTCAACAGCTGCAGTAAGGTCTTCCAAGTAGAAATGATCATCCTCCAACTGAGATATTACACCCATTATCCATCTTCTCCCTACCCGCCCAACAAGAGATTGAATGGGAGATATCTGCAAACAAACATTTTCCTACTGTGAGCATCATTTTGCACAGAAACTTGAGAAACACAGGCCTGCAGTCCATCCAGAGAGACGTGAATTTAAACTAGGATCATGATTGCTACTCACCTCACAGCTGCCATACTCTGAAGTAGGGGCATCAAAAGCAAGGGTTGAAAACCGTGGATCACGAGATAACCTCTGGAATAATAAGAGGAATCTATCCTTATATAAGGTGGCTTTTGCAGAGGCATCACCGTGAATGGGAAGCCGCCCTGTGTGCCTACACATAGAAAAGGAATTCTGGTTTTAACTTGAATTATAAGGCACAGGAGCTCTAACTAGCTAAGTAAAACATGCAACTTGAAAGAAAACAGTGCTACAAACTTTTGTATCCAGTTATTTTGGTACTGAAAATCTTGTTTTTGACCAAGATTTGAACTAATTACTGTAATatgataaaaatataatataaggTTTTGGTTTCCTCAACTTTTATACCAGTTCAAAAAGAGAACTAACTTTTCAGTACATCAATTCCTAAAAAAACATCAACTTAAACAAGTGGAAAAGGTGTTTTAGACTCTAATTAACTTCCAATGAGACAGCTCCAGTTACAATTAAATTCTGATGGAACAGTTAAGTTCTTTAAAGTCAGACAGTAAACATTTTATAGTTTATGCTTACTTCACTAATATTGGGTAAACAAAAATTCTCGAATTTATTTGGAATGCAGTAGCTCAACCAAACATAGGATCATCATGTGGCTAGCTACACAAGGTAGACTGCTCACTAAGGAGAGGCTAACTAAACTTCACATACAAGTGGATGATGACAAATGTAGTTTGTGTGCTGATCAAGTAGTGGAAACAAGCCAACATCCGTTTGTGGACTGTCCATGGTCCAAATTAATTTGAGACCCCCTAATGCATTGGGCAGGACTTAAAATACAACCAGGTGAAATAAaaggagttttgtacaaaataaaaaggaagaaaTGGCAGCAGGTAAAGAAGGAAGTCATAGCTGCAATCTGGGCAGCAATAGTATACCACATTTGGAGGACTAGGAACTGGAAAATTTTCAGAAGTGTAAATGTAAATGTTGAGAGTATTGTCACACAGATGAAAAAAGAGATAGTAGATAAAGTTGACCTGTTTAAACAGTCTAGGAAAGGGCAGAGGTGCAAT
Encoded proteins:
- the LOC104108828 gene encoding DNA polymerase epsilon subunit B, whose amino-acid sequence is MSGVVRNKVQRKFKMRGYSLKVDALSEVLSFLSHFPSDALDDALELLLDELHHLSLKSAILDREPVHKVASLLLEAEAAVEENPSSSSSSASALRITDAFIVPKFRYDPVKKFFHEHTGRLPIHGDASAKATLYKDRFLLLFQRLSRDPRFSTLAFDAPTSEYGSCEISPIQSLVGRVGRRWIMGVISQLEDDHFYLEDLTAAVEVNLSSAKITTGFFAENTIVLAEGEMQLDGVFQVRTCGFPPLEDREKSMAFFSGLDFFGGGILTKEETLRLAELEKKAVNDMFVILSDIWLDNEETLGNLETILNGYENVEVVPSLFVLMGNFCSQPFNLSFKSISSLRVQFGKLGQMIASHQRLKEHSRFLFIPGPDDVGPSTVLPRCPLPKYLTEELQKYVPNAIFSSNPCRIKFYTQEIVLFRQDLLYRMRRSCLIPPSTEETSDPFEHLVATIIHQSHLCPLPLTGQPIIWNYDHSLHLYPTPHTIVLGDKSEQKAFRYTGVTCFNPGSFSNDGTFVAYRPCNQEVELSAL